Within Dictyostelium discoideum AX4 chromosome 4 chromosome, whole genome shotgun sequence, the genomic segment GATGAGAATTCTGAATCATTAGTTAGATCAAAAGATAGTGATACAATTGGTTATAGAATAAGGAATAGATTAGAATATTTAGAGAAAGGAACAAAGATAATCATATTTGTTGGTCTAATTACATTGACGGTTGTATTATGTTCAATTGGGTTATATTTCTATGCAAAAGATCATAAATCACCATTAGTAAATTACATTCATCCAACACCAGTTATCGTTATATCATTGGATGGATTTAGATGGGATTACTTAAATCGTGGCTTAACACCAAATATAAAGAAACTCATTGAGGATGGGTCATATCATGCCAACTACACGATACCACAATTCCCAAGTAAAACATTCCCCAACCATTATTCAATTGCAACTGGTCTTTATCCAGAGAATCATGGTATCATCTCCAATCATATGTACGACCCAATATTGAATAAAACATTTGATATCAATAAAGCATCTGTAACCGATTCAGAATGGTATTGGGGTGAGCCAATTTGGGTGACATCTGAAATACATGGTATTAAGAGTGCTTGTTACTTTTGGCCTGGCTGTGGTGTCATGATAAAAGACCGTTTCCCAACCTATAATAAATTACCTTTTACAATGGATATTAGTGCTAAAACCGTTTTCGATACTGTTTTCAAATGGGCTCAATTAGATGCATCTGAAAAACCCTATTTATCAATGGCATACGTTCATGAAGTCGATGACGCTGGTCATATCTATGGTCCAGATTCTCAACAAGTTAATGATGCAATTGCATATTTAGACACTCAAATAGGTTCATTAATCgatcaattaaaatctacaaatcaatataattcaacaaatttaatCATTCTCTCTGATCATGGTATGGCAAGTGTTCCAAAGaatcaatcaatttatttagaTGATTTAACAAATGATCCATCATTTTCAACAAAATGTTATATTCGTGATATGTCtccaattttatcaatttttccAATTGTTGGTGGTTTGTaagtttataaaattaatttactttttttttttttttttttttttttttttctcttctctttttactaatttatttaaatttttaaaatttataaaggagtattgatgaaatttataaatcattaaCAGCAAATAGtgatataaatattaaaatttataaaaaagaagatttaccaaaagaattattttttagtttaaatgaaaataaaagaattgcACCAATTATTGGTATTGTTAATTTAGGTTATACACTTGTTCAAAGTAAAAGTACACCAACTACTTCATGGGAATTAGGTAATCATGGTTTTAATCCAAGTTTTGAAcaaatgaaatcaattttCATTGGTCATGGtccaaatattaaatcattaccaaTCGATGATCAAAATTTAccaccatttaaaaatattgaaatttataatttcatttcaactttattaaatataaaatcacCTTCTCCAAATAATGGCACAACTTTATTAACTGataaactttatttaaaataaaaataaaataaaataaatagttttattttaagaggttgatttatttatttattttttaaaaaatacaattttattttaattttatatttatttatcgataattatatatatatttattattattattattattattattatttaaattatttatttatatttattcatAAATGATTGATGGAAATCAGCGATTCTCTTACAAACACCTTCAATTGCTTCTTCAGAAGGTAAGAAGGTAGTTCTAAAATGCCAAGTACCATCTTTTTGACCGAAACCACTACCTGGTACAACACAGATACCAGTGGCTTCGAGTAATTGAATACAATAGTAAGCATCTGGTGCtttaccaattgaatttgCATATTCTACAGCTTTAGCTGGAAGACGAATTTGTGGGAAAGCATACATTGCACCTTCTGATGGATTACAAGTTACACCTTCAAGATTATTTAAAGCATTTGTTAAGAGATTTGCAcgtttttttaaagattcatAGATATTATCTCTTTCTTTAAGGTAGAGATCATGTGATTGTTCACCAGCAACTGGTGGACGAAccattaaatcaacaaccaaTTGACCAATAACATTTGGACATAAACCAATTGATGCGAGTTTATAAATTTCAGCTTTAACATCTTGAGTGACACCATTTAATTCCATATAACCACCACGTTTACCACATTCACCAACGAAACCTTTACTAACTGAATGGAATGAAACCATCTCTAAATCTGCATAATCACCACCCATATCTTTGACAACCTTTTTGAATGAGATGAATGGTTTACTCTCTTTGACATAAACATTCTCTTGATAGACTTCATCAGCCAATAATACTACATTCTTTTCTAAACAAAACTTGACAATCTCTTCCATATTTGCTCTATCTAAACATTGACCAGTTGGATTACCTGGATTGATGATAACGAGTGCACGTGGATTAATACCCTTTGAAACTGCATCATTGTAGGAATGCTCCAATTGGGAGATCTCGAGTGACCAACCTTTCTCTTCATTTAATAGGTACCCTAATTGACTGCCATTATATAATTCAATGGTGGCACTGTAGAGTGGATATTGTGGAATTGGAATTAAGATACCGTCTGAACgatctttaattaaaagtttCAAAATACGTTGTACACCAACTGATGCACCATCTGTAAGGAAAATTTCGGATGGATCAGATTTATGTCCATCACGTCTCTCTATGAAATCTGCAACTGATCTTAAAACTAAACCAATACCTTGACTATTGGAATAGGCACctgttgtattattaattgatccTAATATCTCTTTAGCACGTGAGATAACATCGGCTGGATATATCTTTTCAACGTATGGATTATCTAATAAATCTGGACATTCAACTAATGATACAACTTGACGGAAATAAGTTAATGGTTTTTGTTTCAATTGTTGTGGATTACCAATATTACAATAGACAATCTCTTCAAATGGTAATGTTTTTGTGCCTtctgttttttgtttttgtaattgatgTGAAATTGCTTCTGCACGAATAACTAATTCACCACGTACTGCATATTGTGCATTTCTTACATTTTGgcaaatattatcaattgtcatagatttttctatttaaaaagaataaaaataaaaaaaaaaaaaaaaaaaaaattagtgaccaaaaaaaaaaaaaaaaaaaaaaaaaaaaagtaatcgtaaaaaaaaaaaagttatcaaAAActagataattttttttacttactaTGTgtcattttttcaaaattagttatattattattattaattattgttgttgtagtagtatTTGAAAGTGGTTGAATAATTGTTGAAGAGGGCTTTACTCTGTTGATGGGTggatttgataataaaacttttaaactTCTTTTGAACATTtattctgaaaaaaaaaaattttttttaaattaaaaaaaaaaattaattttaatatattaaaaatttaataaaataaaataaaattaaattaaataaaatttaaaataatcgaTAAacagattattattataatgatgcgtaaatttcaaaaaaaaaacaaaatgaaaaaacacAGTGTGCAagattacaaaaaaaaaaaaagaaaaaaaattgaaaaaaaaaaaaaatcgataATTATCATAATACCCATTGCAAAACTTTTTACTGGGTGGTAACATAACAAGTAATATGTCATTATcgcatttttaaatgattttctattattattattataatggtaagttttatttattatttttatttttattttttttttttatttttatttttttatcttttttttttttattattataataaatatattttttgtatttttttatttatatcttttgGATAATTAACAAGATATTAATACAAttacattattataataataaatgtataattttatctttttttttttttttttttttttttttaatttgtattataaatttttttttttttttttttttttttttgatatttaataattgatatcgattactttttttttttttttttttttaattaaccttaaaaaaaaaataaaaaaaaaaaaaaaagaatgaatgaaagaaagaaataaataaaataaaaaaaaaaaaaaaaaaaagaaatgaagatattattaaaactttacattattttataattaaaagaaattatattaaattattatttttttttttttttatgatatcaaattttttttttttttttttttttatacacaaaaattttataaaaaaaaaaaaaaaagaaaattaaaaaaattaaatttaaaaaaattgaaatttaaattcccCATATCAGGGGTAACTGTTGCATGTAAAAACAAacttatcaaaaaaaaaaaataaaaaaatcaggGGATGAATTTTTGACAATAGGTTGTGCCATGTGGAATTTTCGATTATACCATTTACCagtatattttgtttttaaattaaaaaaataataaaaaaaaaaaataaataaataaaaaaaaaaaaaactaacaaAACAGggaaatcaatttcaaaatttatgataatattgtttcgctgtcaaaaaaaaaaaaaaaaaaaaaaaaaaaaaattaattaaaaaaaaaaataaaaagaaatttgttaataaaaagatatcaattacctttttttattaattacttGTATATAGTGTATGTTCTATATACAAAagaaatttcttttcttaatttttttttttctatggtttttttttttttttttttttgattttttttcttgtaaACCTTGAATTAATGCCAAacaaaaaactttttttatcaacaattaaaagaagagaaaaaaaaaaaaactgtttAAAAAGGGTGatgtatatttataataaagcttaaaaaaaaaaaaaaataaaaataaaaaaaaaaaaaaaaattaaaaataaaacaaatttttttattttaaaacaaatccCTAAAAgggaaaaatttaaaaaaatatattttttttttttaaaaaattaatattttagatCCCAGTGATATCCAAATATATATAACCTATagcatatatatataaatttttacaattcataatttcatattttttattgttttttttttatttttttttaaccattttatgattttaaaaaaaaataataaaaaaaaaaaaaaataaaataaaataaaataaaataaaattttaaaaaggaataaatgtaaaataaTGAACATATGGTctttataatagtaatgggttaaattattttttttttttttttctttttcattataattttaataagtTCCTATTcgtctttttattttaatattaaccaTATTAAACAATACCTTGTACTAATAAATTGGTTCAAGTTCACAAGcaggtgaaaaaaaaaaaaaaaaacaccaaaaTGTTAACATTGATATCAAGGAGAAAATTTGGTATTTCCTGGTAGGAGATTAGGGTGTTGGacgatattaaaattataattataggTTAGTTTGATTTATTccatagaaaaaaaaaaagttattttttaatttattgccGGGTTATGAAAATTAGCCAATAAACATTACTgaaatagtaaaaaatatttaccacaccattttttttttttttttttttgaataattacACTTTTACCCCTCAATTAAAATACAGATTTGgtttttatcaaatgaaataaaaaacaaataaatttgtatttttagattttatttttagattttattaacaattttttaatttatctcgATATTATTTTACTGTggataaaaacttttttatgtcaataattttattttattgttttaaaaaaagaaatgattaaataaattagtaatacattattaaaaattattaaaaaatgaatatatatttttatatttggttataaattcttttattatttttttgtttaaaagagatattaatttatttatttgtctCCCACAAAAAGTAAAATTTAACAACAttaaaaagttgaaaaacgAATCGATATTTGGGAAACCCAAAAAAGACTCCATACTTTGAGATGGGAAATTTATTCTTGAGCGGCAATGACACAATCAAAAACGATAACCTCTCAAAAATAAGTGGTGAAGTTATATTTGACACAGAACCTGTGGTACATCACTTCCCGTTTATGGCTTTAAGACCACtcgtcaaaaaaaaattaatatgatcacaataattatttaaatataaaactatttaaaataaaaattatgggaaaaaaaaaaaaaaaaaaaaattattttcaattttattttaaaatttttttttttggtttttagGTTTAAATTAAGActggtcaaaaaaaaaaaaaaaaaaaaagttttcaattttttttt encodes:
- a CDS encoding type I phosphodiesterase/nucleotide pyrophosphatase family protein, whose amino-acid sequence is MSNNNNNNNNNNNNNNNNNNNNNNPNNNNNININVDHSYDDVDFNNKDPLFFSSGNEYMYRADEDDLEYDDDEDTNDGGGGGGGGSGNGGKKKKKKKEFLIDGFDENSESLVRSKDSDTIGYRIRNRLEYLEKGTKIIIFVGLITLTVVLCSIGLYFYAKDHKSPLVNYIHPTPVIVISLDGFRWDYLNRGLTPNIKKLIEDGSYHANYTIPQFPSKTFPNHYSIATGLYPENHGIISNHMYDPILNKTFDINKASVTDSEWYWGEPIWVTSEIHGIKSACYFWPGCGVMIKDRFPTYNKLPFTMDISAKTVFDTVFKWAQLDASEKPYLSMAYVHEVDDAGHIYGPDSQQVNDAIAYLDTQIGSLIDQLKSTNQYNSTNLIILSDHGMASVPKNQSIYLDDLTNDPSFSTKCYIRDMSPILSIFPIVGGLSIDEIYKSLTANSDINIKIYKKEDLPKELFFSLNENKRIAPIIGIVNLGYTLVQSKSTPTTSWELGNHGFNPSFEQMKSIFIGHGPNIKSLPIDDQNLPPFKNIEIYNFISTLLNIKSPSPNNGTTLLTDKLYLK
- a CDS encoding alanine aminotransferase gives rise to the protein MFKRSLKVLLSNPPINRVKPSSTIIQPLSNTTTTTIINNNNITNFEKMTHKKSMTIDNICQNVRNAQYAVRGELVIRAEAISHQLQKQKTEGTKTLPFEEIVYCNIGNPQQLKQKPLTYFRQVVSLVECPDLLDNPYVEKIYPADVISRAKEILGSINNTTGAYSNSQGIGLVLRSVADFIERRDGHKSDPSEIFLTDGASVGVQRILKLLIKDRSDGILIPIPQYPLYSATIELYNGSQLGYLLNEEKGWSLEISQLEHSYNDAVSKGINPRALVIINPGNPTGQCLDRANMEEIVKFCLEKNVVLLADEVYQENVYVKESKPFISFKKVVKDMGGDYADLEMVSFHSVSKGFVGECGKRGGYMELNGVTQDVKAEIYKLASIGLCPNVIGQLVVDLMVRPPVAGEQSHDLYLKERDNIYESLKKRANLLTNALNNLEGVTCNPSEGAMYAFPQIRLPAKAVEYANSIGKAPDAYYCIQLLEATGICVVPGSGFGQKDGTWHFRTTFLPSEEAIEGVCKRIADFHQSFMNKYK